DNA from Lentibacillus amyloliquefaciens:
CTTTTAATTATAATATAAAAGAAGCGGGAATGGAATGAAAGCGAATGAGAATCACGCACTTTTAACAAAATTCCTCTCTTCGTCATTTGATTGAAGAAAAACTTGAGCTGCAGAAGGGAATTAATGACCGGATATGATATGGGATATGTTTGTTTATGTTATTGGAATCATCATCACCATACCAGTTATTGCAACGACAACTGTGTATGCCGGCAGCAAAATGCTGCATAATAATAAATGGAAAGCATTTCATGCAGCTGTGAATTGGACAACGCTTCTCTATATTATTGCAGTTATTGCCATGCTGAAAACCATTTTTGAAAGCACATTTTTAAGTTTTATCCTTCTGATGTTGCTTAGTCTGTTTACGGTTATTGTTGTGTTTCACTGGAAAATGTATACCGAAATTGTTTTCAATAAAATTTTTAAAATTTTTTGGCGTGTCTGCTTTTTGATTTTCTTCCTGCTATATGTTCTTCTGATTGTAATTGGAACAATCATTTATATTGTTTAGTCTACAGACTGTATTATTTGCGTTCATAAACAGAATGGGTGCAATCCGAAGTTGATTTATGTACAATCAGAATGGATAGTTTCGATAACCGTTAAAGGAGCATATGACGTATGCACATCACGCCAATTAAATTACAAAATCAGAATGCGCTAATAGACGATTATCGCAATCAGGAACCAAATATATTAGAGCATTTTGACTATGATCCATATTCTGAAGAAACATACCAAACGAGAATGCAGCAACTGAAGCAAAAGCAAATCGATCGTGATCGTCTTCGAGAAGTAGTAGAAACGATGAATAAACGATGGGATGCTCCCCAACAAACTTATTATAACATTGAACGACTGAAAGAAGAGAACAGTGTTGTGGTGATCGGCGGACAGCAGGCGGGGCTTCTGACAGGTCCGATGTATACGATTAATAAAATCATATCAATCATCCAATTGGCCAGGCGTCAGGAAGCCAAATTACAGGTGCCTGTTATACCGGTTTTTTGGATAGCCGGTGAAGACCATGATTTTGATGAAATTAACCATGTTTATGTTCAGAAAGAAAACGTTATGACGAAACACATATTGAATCAAAATGTCGCCGATAAGCCATCTGTTTCAACGGTTGAAATTGATAAAGCGGCTGCTGTTCAATGGGTCGATGAATTATTTGAACAGCTCACTGAAACAGAACATACCCGGAATGTGTACCGGACTATTCGAGACTGTCTGGACCGGTCTTCTACATATGTGGATTTTTTTGCGCAAGTTGTTTATCAATTGTTCGACGAGGAAGGAATTGTTCTTGTCGATTCCGGTGCTGAGGAGTTGCGTGAGATTGAACGTGAGCACTTTGCTGCATTAATTGACAAGCAACAAGAAATCAGTTCCGGGGTCTATACGACCTTACAGCAGCTAAACCAAAAAGGTTACACGGTTTCGCTGGATACAGAGCCTGAAGAAACACATCTTTTTTACCATAAAGGCAATGACCGAATTTTATTGATGCGGGATTCTGATGGAAATTGGACGGGGAAACAGAATGAAGTCACGCTGACCACTAACGAAATGGTGGAAACTGCTCATTTCCATCCCGGTCTTTTAAGTAATAATGTCGTGACAAGACCGGTT
Protein-coding regions in this window:
- the bshC gene encoding bacillithiol biosynthesis cysteine-adding enzyme BshC, whose protein sequence is MHITPIKLQNQNALIDDYRNQEPNILEHFDYDPYSEETYQTRMQQLKQKQIDRDRLREVVETMNKRWDAPQQTYYNIERLKEENSVVVIGGQQAGLLTGPMYTINKIISIIQLARRQEAKLQVPVIPVFWIAGEDHDFDEINHVYVQKENVMTKHILNQNVADKPSVSTVEIDKAAAVQWVDELFEQLTETEHTRNVYRTIRDCLDRSSTYVDFFAQVVYQLFDEEGIVLVDSGAEELREIEREHFAALIDKQQEISSGVYTTLQQLNQKGYTVSLDTEPEETHLFYHKGNDRILLMRDSDGNWTGKQNEVTLTTNEMVETAHFHPGLLSNNVVTRPVMQELLFPTLAFIGGPGEVGYWSALKPAFHAVNMDMPPVVPRLSLTLVDRHIEKSMREYGISCEKAINRGSAASKTKWLASQSKAPLHEVASEVRRAIGDVHEPLRDIARETRSDLGELADKNLYYLNEHIEYLENRILKTIEENHKKQLHEFDLVHQHMHPYNGLQERIWNPVFWINVYGTDFIKKLVQEPCSFEDDHHAVYL
- a CDS encoding DUF3397 domain-containing protein, with the protein product MFVYVIGIIITIPVIATTTVYAGSKMLHNNKWKAFHAAVNWTTLLYIIAVIAMLKTIFESTFLSFILLMLLSLFTVIVVFHWKMYTEIVFNKIFKIFWRVCFLIFFLLYVLLIVIGTIIYIV